One window from the genome of Variovorax sp. PAMC26660 encodes:
- a CDS encoding hydroxymethylglutaryl-CoA lyase — MKTGNGTRLFINEVATRDGFQMESRFIPTDDKIALIDRLSALGYAKLEVTSFTSAKAIPALRDGEEVMQRIARRPGVVYTALVPNLRGAERALESRIDEFNIVMSVSETHNLANLRMTREQSFAQLAGVIALAKQARVPVNVSLSCVFGCPMEGEVPLATVLGWIDRFAALEVEGITLCDTTGMAHPTQVQAVCEAVLARWPALAWTAHFHNTRGMGLVNTVAAVEAGIRRLDMSLGGIGGCPYAPGATGNVATEDVVHMLQCMGYDTGMDLDGLIAAAAELESLVQHELSSQVSRSGHRLTRHAPPQDFNDIVARAHAREHKESHA; from the coding sequence ATGAAAACGGGCAACGGTACGCGGCTGTTCATCAACGAGGTGGCGACGCGCGACGGCTTCCAGATGGAAAGCCGCTTCATCCCCACCGACGACAAGATCGCGCTGATCGACCGGTTGAGCGCGCTCGGCTACGCCAAGCTGGAGGTCACGTCGTTCACCTCGGCCAAGGCAATCCCGGCGCTGCGCGATGGCGAGGAGGTGATGCAGCGCATCGCCCGCCGTCCGGGCGTGGTCTACACCGCGCTGGTGCCGAACCTGCGCGGGGCCGAACGCGCACTCGAAAGCCGCATCGACGAGTTCAACATCGTCATGTCGGTGAGCGAAACGCACAACCTTGCGAACCTGCGCATGACGCGCGAGCAGTCGTTCGCGCAACTGGCGGGGGTCATCGCGCTGGCGAAGCAGGCCCGTGTGCCGGTGAACGTCTCGCTCTCTTGCGTGTTCGGTTGCCCGATGGAGGGCGAGGTGCCATTGGCCACGGTGCTCGGCTGGATCGATCGTTTTGCCGCGCTGGAGGTGGAGGGCATCACGCTGTGCGACACGACCGGCATGGCTCACCCGACCCAGGTGCAGGCGGTCTGCGAGGCGGTGCTCGCACGATGGCCGGCACTGGCGTGGACGGCTCACTTCCACAATACGCGCGGCATGGGGCTGGTGAATACGGTGGCCGCCGTCGAAGCGGGCATCCGCCGGCTCGACATGTCGCTGGGCGGCATCGGCGGCTGCCCTTATGCGCCGGGCGCCACAGGCAACGTAGCGACAGAGGACGTGGTGCACATGCTGCAGTGCATGGGCTACGACACCGGCATGGACCTCGACGGACTGATCGCGGCGGCTGCCGAGCTGGAATCGCTGGTGCAGCACGAGTTGTCGAGCCAGGTTTCGCGGTCGGGCCATCGCCTGACGCGACATGCACCGCCACAGGATTTCAACGACATCGTCGCTCGCGCCCACGCGCGGGAACACAAGGAATCGCACGCATGA
- a CDS encoding phospholipase D-like domain-containing protein — MAAVPSPEPQAALPELLAQLDATMADARLSDDERRVLVHTLREASPPEDGLRQLRNRAFDLVRARTADPEQLSLLKWLEGVVRAIDTGRSPDHVVVRSQAFFSPGTACLQAINQQLRSARRAVDLCVFTLSDDRITAEILAAHRRGVSLRVISDNDKEFDLGSDIGQLRAASIPVAVDRTDAHMHHKFAIFDGARLLNGSYNWTRSASDYNEENLVLSNDPSLVRRFADEFDTLWKELQVSR; from the coding sequence ATGGCCGCCGTACCTTCCCCTGAACCGCAGGCCGCGCTGCCCGAGCTGCTGGCACAGCTCGACGCCACCATGGCCGACGCACGCCTGAGCGACGACGAGCGCCGCGTGCTGGTTCACACGCTGCGCGAAGCCTCGCCGCCCGAAGACGGCCTGCGCCAGTTGCGCAACCGCGCCTTCGACCTGGTGCGCGCACGCACCGCCGACCCGGAGCAACTGTCGTTGCTCAAGTGGCTGGAAGGCGTGGTGCGCGCGATCGACACCGGCCGCTCGCCCGACCACGTGGTGGTGCGCTCGCAGGCCTTCTTCAGCCCGGGCACCGCCTGCCTGCAGGCGATCAACCAACAACTGAGGTCGGCGCGGCGCGCGGTCGACCTGTGCGTGTTCACGCTGTCGGACGACCGCATCACCGCCGAGATCCTGGCCGCGCACCGCCGCGGCGTGTCGCTGCGCGTGATTTCGGACAACGACAAGGAGTTCGATCTTGGCAGTGACATCGGCCAATTGCGCGCGGCCAGCATTCCGGTGGCGGTGGACCGCACCGATGCCCACATGCATCACAAGTTCGCGATCTTCGATGGCGCCCGGCTGCTCAACGGCAGCTACAACTGGACGCGCAGCGCCAGCGACTACAACGAAGAGAACCTGGTGCTGAGCAACGACCCTTCGCTCGTGCGCCGCTTCGCCGACGAGTTCGACACCTTGTGGAAAGAGTTGCAGGTTTCCCGATGA
- a CDS encoding CaiB/BaiF CoA transferase family protein, with translation MNALEGLKVLELGQLIAGPFAGKTLAEFGADVIKVEPAGVGDPLRKWRLLQGGTSVWWEVQSRNKRSVCLDLRSTEGQEAVRALALEADVLIENFKPGTLEGWGLGWEQLHALNPRLIMLRISGYGQTGPYRDKPGFGVLGESMGGLRYLSGEPGRVPVRVGVSLGDTLAALHGVIGVLTALHHRTVHGGEGQFIDVALYESVFNVMESLLPEYDAFGAVRERAGSALPGIAPTNAYRCNDGHYVLVAGNGDSIFRRLMRAIGRTDLESDPQLVHNDGRVLRVEEIDAAIEAWTLQRSRDEALAVLDAAGVPAGRIYTVADIATDPQYLAREMIVEARGSDGTMLKVPGIVPKLSATPGRIAHAAPRLGEHSGDLQSAGWPARRAESEAA, from the coding sequence ATGAATGCACTCGAAGGCCTGAAGGTGTTGGAGCTGGGCCAGCTCATTGCCGGCCCGTTCGCTGGCAAGACGCTGGCAGAGTTCGGCGCCGATGTGATCAAGGTCGAGCCGGCCGGCGTCGGCGATCCGCTGCGCAAGTGGCGGCTGCTGCAGGGCGGCACTTCGGTGTGGTGGGAGGTGCAGTCGCGCAACAAGCGCTCGGTGTGCCTGGACCTGCGCAGCACCGAAGGGCAAGAGGCCGTGCGCGCGCTGGCGCTCGAAGCCGATGTGCTGATCGAGAACTTCAAACCGGGCACGCTCGAAGGCTGGGGCCTGGGCTGGGAGCAACTGCATGCGCTCAACCCGCGACTCATCATGCTGCGCATTTCGGGCTATGGGCAGACCGGGCCGTACCGCGACAAGCCGGGCTTCGGCGTGCTCGGCGAGTCGATGGGCGGGCTGCGCTACCTCAGCGGCGAGCCGGGGCGAGTGCCGGTGCGCGTGGGCGTGTCGCTGGGCGACACGCTGGCGGCGCTGCATGGCGTGATCGGTGTGCTGACAGCGCTGCACCACCGCACCGTGCATGGCGGCGAAGGGCAGTTCATCGACGTGGCGCTCTACGAGTCGGTCTTCAATGTGATGGAAAGCCTGTTGCCCGAGTACGACGCCTTCGGTGCCGTGCGCGAGCGCGCCGGCAGCGCGCTGCCCGGCATCGCGCCGACCAACGCCTATCGCTGTAACGACGGCCACTACGTGCTGGTGGCGGGAAACGGCGACAGCATCTTTCGCCGGCTGATGCGCGCCATCGGCCGCACGGATCTGGAGAGCGATCCGCAACTGGTGCACAACGACGGACGCGTGCTGCGTGTGGAGGAGATCGACGCAGCCATCGAAGCCTGGACCTTGCAGCGCAGCCGCGACGAGGCGCTGGCCGTGCTCGATGCCGCTGGCGTCCCGGCGGGGCGCATCTACACGGTCGCCGACATCGCGACGGACCCGCAGTACCTGGCGCGCGAGATGATCGTCGAGGCGCGAGGCTCCGACGGCACCATGCTCAAGGTGCCGGGCATCGTGCCCAAGCTCAGCGCCACGCCCGGCCGCATCGCGCACGCCGCGCCACGGCTGGGCGAGCACAGCGGCGATCTTCAAAGCGCGGGCTGGCCCGCGCGCCGCGCTGAAAGCGAGGCCGCATGA